In the Primulina tabacum isolate GXHZ01 chromosome 15, ASM2559414v2, whole genome shotgun sequence genome, TAGAACTTAtcattttttcaaaaacttatgtATGTATTTTTGTATGGTTTTATCTAATTAATGCACTCATAGAACCAGTTAAGGCCGATATGTTTTTGTTCTTGTTGTACTtgactaatttttttaatgttgattGCACTTAGGTACATTTATAGGATCTTTTGTTGTGAGCTAAAAATTTGACCACGATATATTTTCTTGGTAGCGAGGAAAAAATCTCTTTCTCCTATCTACAGCACAGACAAAAAGGGCTAACATTGATGACAGTTAAAACTTCTTTTGCATATCAGGGCGTTGATCCATCCATAAGGGCAGAAGTCTGGGAATTTCTTTTGGGAGGTTACACTTTGAGTAGCACTACTGAATATCGAAGGCAATTAAGGACGGCCAGGAGGTAATGGACATCAGCCATTCTATTCAAATCTACTATTGGAAAAATTCTATCCTTTTGTTGTGGCTCATCTGCCTGAAATTAATCTTGATATAACCTGGTATATCGATTTCCAAACATCACCTGTTTGTTGTTGATATAACACGTGgtgttataaaaatattattctagCTAGTTGAgcaaataaaataatctttgtTATTGCAAAGTGTGGGCTGGGGCTGAGCCTTTCCATGGGGACGGTGACATGTCCAAGTCAAGCTTCTTTTTAGGCCACCAAAATTTTGGGTGTAGTCCATAGGTTTATAAAATCAGCCAAATATCCGACTCTGCATCACATAGGATGTCTTGAATAGTACTGGGTGTTGCCAATATCCATGATCAGTTTATATGTAGTGCTTGAGGGAGATGGAATTTGAAGGGCTAGAATGAGTATATTTTGATTTCTGTGATCAGAATGATTTTTAACTCTATTTTTATTAGACTTTTGTTTGTTgtcttttcttttaaatttcaattttgtcCGCGAAGTGGATTCTCCTTGTGCATTTTCTTTAGAAATTACATTTGTTTGATTATGGATTTAATGAGTCACTGCAAATTGATTAACTGCTGCAGGGAACGCTACCAAGATCTTGTTAGGCAATGCCAAATGATGCACTCTAGCATAGGAACTGGTTCTCTAGCCTATGTTATAGGATCTAAAGTTATGGACATGAGGGCAAGTTCCAAAGATGAAGGGAGAAGGGATGCTGAAGTTCAAATTGGACGAATCTCTGAAGCTAGTGCAAACAAAAAAGACAGTAACGGTTTTCTGGATAGCAGATCCAGAGATAAATCGTATTCGTGTTGCAAAGAAAGCTCAAGTGATTCCGGTGACCTTGCAAGTATGCGAGGAAGCACCATGGGAGGTGCATATGATTCCTCTGGTCTTCTACCTTCTCCTGATCCGTGCAACTGCAGTCCACGATGTGTATATAAGACACCTGGGTCAAAATATGGCGATGAAAGTTACTTGGATTTCCCTGCTTTACCTTTaacaaatttatttgaaaagaataaGAATGGTAGAAAAGGACCCAGATTGTGTGAGGAAAGTTGTTCCTCAAGACGTAAATTGACATATGAAGATGAATATATGCATAGTTTTCAGATTAGCAATAATGCAGATCTTGTTGTGGAAACAGATGTTTTCCCAGCTAGCGATGTCTCACTATTTTCTGGTGATAAAAGGGAAAGCAGTCATATTGATTTTCACAAGTCTTTTTCTCGGTCAAATAGTTCAGAATATGAAAGAGAGATTCTCGACAGCCTTAGAATATCAGATGCACCAGAAACACCAATCACAAATGTAACCACACCTCAAGCACTGGCAGTCAGTGAAGACAGAGTATCTGAATGGCTTTGGACACTGCACCGAATAGGTGAACTAATATTTGTTTTACACCACTATTGTGTGAGCTTGGTTCCATGGTTGAAATGTTTTGAATCTTATTGCTGTGGTAAAAGTACACTTTTTTTGCAGTTGTTGATGTGGTCAGAACGGATAATCATCTCGAGTTCTACGAGGAAACAAAAAATTTGGCTCGCATGTCAGATATTCTTGCTGTCTGTGCGTGGGTTGATCCTGAAACCGGATATTGCCAAGGTTCTGCCTTTTCCTTTGTTATGAAACATTTTCCTGATTATTGTGTTTTTCTCTGATGGCATTGGCACGGACATTGATTGTTGGATTTTATTGAACTTGCAGGCATGAGTGATTTATTGTCTCCCTTTGTTGTTCTTTTTGAGGATAATGCCGATGCTTTTTGGTGTTTTGAGATGCTTTTGAGGAGAATGGTAtgtgtgcatatatatatatgtgtgtgtgtgtgtgtgtgtgtgtgtgtgtgggtttAGCCGACCTTTGTAatttaaattgctaaaactCAATATCTGTAACTCTTCAGCATGATAACTTTAAGATGGAAGGGCCAACTGGTGTCATGAAGCAGTTGCAAGTGCTATGGCATGTATTAGAACTTACGGATAAGGAGATGTTCTCTCACCTAGCAGGAATAGGTGCTGAAAGCCTTCATTTTGCCTTCCGTATGCTGCTGGTTCTTTTTCGTAGGGAGTTATCTTTCACCGAAGCTCTTTGTATGTGGGAGGTTTGTGCTGTAAATTGATCTCTGTTTTTAGCCAATGGGCCAATCTA is a window encoding:
- the LOC142526629 gene encoding rab GTPase-activating protein 22-like isoform X2 encodes the protein MVMSFFGDEKQWKCVKGGAVNLQRVSSIVRDIGEPCLHQPQIKISKMLKPDKWHAAFDGDGKILGFQKVLKSIILGGVDPSIRAEVWEFLLGGYTLSSTTEYRRQLRTARRERYQDLVRQCQMMHSSIGTGSLAYVIGSKVMDMRASSKDEGRRDAEVQIGRISEASANKKDSNGFLDSRSRDKSYSCCKESSSDSGDLASMRGSTMGGAYDSSGLLPSPDPCNCSPRCVYKTPGSKYGDESYLDFPALPLTNLFEKNKNGRKGPRLCEESCSSRRKLTYEDEYMHSFQISNNADLVVETDVFPASDVSLFSGDKRESSHIDFHKSFSRSNSSEYEREILDSLRISDAPETPITNVTTPQALAVSEDRVSEWLWTLHRIVVDVVRTDNHLEFYEETKNLARMSDILAVCAWVDPETGYCQGMSDLLSPFVVLFEDNADAFWCFEMLLRRMHDNFKMEGPTGVMKQLQVLWHVLELTDKEMFSHLAGIGAESLHFAFRMLLVLFRRELSFTEALCMWEMIWAADFDPSFTCDLDENCPELLAIQLPKEAEAELGEESIDSNGGVPKSSPTKQGVECSISDSSGMRSTSARPFCGLTKSFWSKNDRLQIHTVLSSARNGDELPVFCVAAILITNRQKIIRETHSIDDLIKIFNDNILKIRVKRCIRAAIKLRKKYLYKLIKNGPVPQNSN
- the LOC142526629 gene encoding rab GTPase-activating protein 22-like isoform X1, giving the protein MVMSFFGDEKQWKCVKGGAVNLQRVSSIVRDIGEPCLHQPQIKVVIAISKMLKPDKWHAAFDGDGKILGFQKVLKSIILGGVDPSIRAEVWEFLLGGYTLSSTTEYRRQLRTARRERYQDLVRQCQMMHSSIGTGSLAYVIGSKVMDMRASSKDEGRRDAEVQIGRISEASANKKDSNGFLDSRSRDKSYSCCKESSSDSGDLASMRGSTMGGAYDSSGLLPSPDPCNCSPRCVYKTPGSKYGDESYLDFPALPLTNLFEKNKNGRKGPRLCEESCSSRRKLTYEDEYMHSFQISNNADLVVETDVFPASDVSLFSGDKRESSHIDFHKSFSRSNSSEYEREILDSLRISDAPETPITNVTTPQALAVSEDRVSEWLWTLHRIVVDVVRTDNHLEFYEETKNLARMSDILAVCAWVDPETGYCQGMSDLLSPFVVLFEDNADAFWCFEMLLRRMHDNFKMEGPTGVMKQLQVLWHVLELTDKEMFSHLAGIGAESLHFAFRMLLVLFRRELSFTEALCMWEMIWAADFDPSFTCDLDENCPELLAIQLPKEAEAELGEESIDSNGGVPKSSPTKQGVECSISDSSGMRSTSARPFCGLTKSFWSKNDRLQIHTVLSSARNGDELPVFCVAAILITNRQKIIRETHSIDDLIKIFNDNILKIRVKRCIRAAIKLRKKYLYKLIKNGPVPQNSN
- the LOC142526629 gene encoding rab GTPase-activating protein 22-like isoform X3; the encoded protein is MVMSFFGDEKQWKCVKGGAVNLQRVSSIVRDIGEPCLHQPQIKVVIAISKMLKPDKWHAAFDGDGKILGFQKVLKSIILGGVDPSIRAEVWEFLLGGYTLSSTTEYRRQLRTARRERYQDLVRQCQMMHSSIGTGSLAYVIGSKVMDMRASSKDEGRRDAEVQIGRISEASANKKDSNGFLDSRSRDKSYSCCKESSSDSGDLASMRGSTMGGAYDSSGLLPSPDPCNCSPRCVYKTPGSKYGDESYLDFPALPLTNLFEKNKNGRKGPRLCEESCSSRRKLTYEDEYMHSFQISNNADLVVETDVFPASDVSLFSGDKRESSHIDFHKSFSRSNSSEYEREILDSLRISDAPETPITNVTTPQALAVSEDRVSEWLWTLHRIVVDVVRTDNHLEFYEETKNLARMSDILAVCAWVDPETGYCQGMSDLLSPFVVLFEDNADAFWCFEMLLRRMHDNFKMEGPTGVMKQLQVLWHVLELTDKEMFSHLAGIGAESLHFAFRMLLVLFRRELSFTEALCMWEMIWAADFDPSFTCDLDENCPELLAIQLPKEAEAELGEESIDSNGGVPKSSPTKQGVECSISDSSGMRSTSARPFCGLTKSFWSKNDRLQIHTVLSSARNGDELPVFCVAAILITNRQKIIRETHSIDDLIKADIQ
- the LOC142526629 gene encoding rab GTPase-activating protein 22-like isoform X4; translated protein: MVMSFFGDEKQWKCVKGGAVNLQRVSSIVRDIGEPCLHQPQIKVVIAISKMLKPDKWHAAFDGDGKILGFQKVLKSIILGGVDPSIRAEVWEFLLGGYTLSSTTEYRRQLRTARRERYQDLVRQCQMMHSSIGTGSLAYVIGSKVMDMRASSKDEGRRDAEVQIGRISEASANKKDSNGFLDSRSRDKSYSCCKESSSDSGDLASMRGSTMGGAYDSSGLLPSPDPCNCSPRCVYKTPGSKYGDESYLDFPALPLTNLFEKNKNGRKGPRLCEESCSSRRKLTYEDEYMHSFQISNNADLVVETDVFPASDVSLFSGDKRESSHIDFHKSFSRSNSSEYEREILDSLRISDAPETPITNVTTPQALAVSEDRVSEWLWTLHRIVVDVVRTDNHLEFYEETKNLARMSDILAVCAWVDPETGYCQGMSDLLSPFVVLFEDNADAFWCFEMLLRRMHDNFKMEGPTGVMKQLQVLWHVLELTDKEMFSHLAGIGAESLHFAFRMLLVLFRRELSFTEALCMWEMIWAADFDPSFTCDLDENCPELLAIQLPKEAEAELGEESIDSNGGVPKSSPTKQAILITNRQKIIRETHSIDDLIKIFNDNILKIRVKRCIRAAIKLRKKYLYKLIKNGPVPQNSN